A stretch of Paludisphaera borealis DNA encodes these proteins:
- a CDS encoding c-type cytochrome domain-containing protein — protein MRSPSSMMRWSAIASVSALLLLPAGLAFGQAEPSKDKPAAPAKPAAPAKPADAAKPADAKPADAAKPADAKPADAKPADAKPAAAGVKPVSFMNDVAPIFVRNCIACHNPKKPESKYVMTTFAQLAKGGKVGDGITLEPGKPDESYLLETLGPDAQPRMPYKQDPLPPEDVAILTRWVSEGAKYDGTAPTEDWTFLLRKTRKTAIPDAYPTTVPVTALQFTPDGQRIEASGYHELTTWKTADGALDGRVQGLPERTYDIAISRDSKWMATAGGDPGQYGVARLWSLEAGKPPKPVRDLAEAQDVVFAVAFSPDGQKVATAGADRAVRVHETATGKILVQIEDHADWIYDIAFSPDGKLLASASRDKTCKVFDVEKKESLVTFTGHGQTVYAVAFTPDGKQAFSAGEDNHVRFWSLDGEAKEVRQIGVFGGPVFAIAMAPDGKTLAASGADKVVRLFNPADGSTLRKLEGHGDWVYALAISPDGKTIASGSWNGEVRLWNLADGKALRTITAAPGYKPPGAQAAR, from the coding sequence ATGCGTTCGCCTTCCTCGATGATGCGATGGTCCGCAATCGCCAGCGTCTCCGCCCTGCTGCTGCTCCCCGCCGGTCTCGCGTTCGGCCAGGCCGAGCCGTCGAAAGACAAGCCCGCCGCACCGGCCAAGCCCGCCGCACCGGCCAAGCCCGCCGACGCTGCGAAGCCGGCTGACGCGAAACCCGCCGACGCTGCGAAGCCGGCTGACGCCAAACCGGCTGATGCGAAGCCCGCCGACGCCAAGCCCGCGGCGGCGGGGGTGAAGCCGGTGAGCTTCATGAACGACGTGGCGCCGATTTTCGTGCGCAACTGCATCGCCTGCCACAATCCCAAGAAGCCCGAGAGCAAGTACGTGATGACGACCTTCGCGCAGCTTGCCAAGGGGGGCAAGGTGGGCGACGGGATCACGCTCGAACCGGGCAAGCCGGACGAGAGCTATCTCCTTGAGACGCTCGGCCCCGACGCCCAGCCTCGGATGCCCTACAAGCAAGACCCGCTCCCCCCGGAAGACGTCGCGATCCTCACCCGGTGGGTGAGCGAGGGCGCCAAGTACGACGGTACGGCTCCCACCGAGGATTGGACCTTCTTGCTCCGCAAGACCCGGAAGACGGCGATCCCTGACGCGTATCCCACGACCGTCCCCGTCACGGCGTTGCAGTTCACCCCCGACGGCCAGCGGATCGAGGCTTCAGGCTACCACGAGCTGACCACCTGGAAGACGGCCGACGGCGCGCTCGACGGCCGCGTCCAGGGCTTGCCCGAGCGGACCTACGACATCGCCATCAGCCGCGACAGCAAGTGGATGGCCACCGCGGGCGGCGACCCCGGCCAGTACGGCGTCGCTCGGCTCTGGTCGCTCGAAGCCGGCAAGCCGCCCAAGCCGGTGCGCGATCTGGCCGAGGCCCAAGACGTGGTGTTCGCCGTCGCCTTCAGCCCCGACGGCCAGAAGGTCGCCACAGCCGGCGCCGACCGGGCGGTCCGCGTCCACGAGACGGCCACCGGCAAGATCCTCGTCCAGATCGAGGACCACGCCGACTGGATCTACGACATCGCCTTCAGCCCCGACGGCAAGCTTCTGGCCAGCGCCAGCCGCGACAAGACGTGCAAGGTGTTCGACGTCGAGAAGAAGGAGTCGCTGGTCACGTTCACCGGCCACGGCCAGACGGTCTACGCCGTGGCGTTCACGCCCGACGGCAAGCAGGCGTTCTCGGCCGGCGAGGACAACCACGTCCGCTTCTGGTCGCTCGACGGCGAGGCCAAGGAAGTCCGCCAGATCGGCGTCTTCGGCGGGCCGGTCTTCGCGATCGCCATGGCGCCCGACGGCAAGACCCTCGCCGCCAGCGGCGCCGACAAGGTCGTCCGTCTGTTCAACCCGGCCGACGGTTCCACGCTGCGTAAGCTCGAAGGACACGGCGACTGGGTCTACGCGCTGGCGATCTCCCCGGACGGCAAGACGATCGCCTCGGGAAGCTGGAACGGCGAAGTCCGCCTCTGGAACCTCGCCGACGGCAAGGCCCTCCGCACCATCACCGCCGCCCCCGGCTACAAGCCTCCGGGAGCCCAGGCGGCGCGTTAA
- a CDS encoding serine/threonine protein kinase, with protein sequence MTTSQNTALAGDQPDDDSIVDLEPTQSLELASAGSFSTRAGGGVALVDGSWRSLRSETHDLRRNRLTSAALFMAVVSAVLLIWSFFNGTSMHWVITAMMGLRLVVASTVAGLLLSKLPISTDRVRLMEYGLFGLMAVLIAVTQYVVDVEFLRRGDVLAAATYMKNGVIGMIVLMVLYGTFIPNDTRTAATVILTMALVPIVSFALLMEAEHPDLVEELEGMRGGEHAGSNALSLMIGAGLAIYGAHILNGLRKDLHNARKYGQYQLGQQLGVGGMGEVYMAEHQLLKRPCALKLIKPGAVSDPIALARFEREVKSAARLSHPNTIAIYDYGHTDDGTFYYVMEYLPGLSLQDLVTQYGPMPPGRLIFLLRQVCAGLAEAHSLGIIHRDLKPANLFVALRGGEADVAKVLDFGLVKLTGDPDAPELTTDQTVSGTPTFMSPEQATGDSALDPRTDVYSLGAIAYFALTGQPPFKGSTPMAVMIAHARDPVVPPSQINESVPADLEQVVLRCLAKKPEDRYSNVKALSKDLAACQASHEWNEERAEEWWRKLVQPIPGPAEAAAEAAAVS encoded by the coding sequence ATGACGACCTCCCAGAACACGGCTCTCGCGGGCGATCAACCCGATGACGACTCGATCGTCGACCTGGAGCCCACTCAATCCTTGGAGCTGGCTTCCGCCGGCTCGTTTTCGACTCGCGCCGGGGGGGGCGTCGCCCTGGTGGATGGAAGCTGGCGGAGCCTGCGGAGCGAGACGCACGACCTGCGGCGGAATCGACTGACCTCCGCGGCGCTCTTCATGGCGGTCGTCTCGGCGGTGCTGCTGATCTGGAGTTTCTTCAACGGCACGTCGATGCACTGGGTGATCACCGCAATGATGGGCTTGCGGCTCGTCGTCGCGTCGACCGTCGCGGGTCTGTTGCTCAGCAAGCTGCCGATCTCGACCGACCGGGTCCGGCTCATGGAGTACGGCCTGTTCGGCTTGATGGCGGTCCTCATCGCCGTCACCCAGTACGTTGTGGACGTCGAGTTCCTCCGACGAGGCGACGTTCTCGCGGCGGCGACATACATGAAGAACGGCGTGATCGGCATGATCGTGCTGATGGTGCTCTACGGGACCTTCATCCCCAACGACACCCGGACGGCCGCCACGGTCATCCTGACGATGGCCCTGGTCCCCATCGTGTCGTTCGCCCTGCTCATGGAAGCCGAACACCCCGACCTCGTCGAGGAGCTTGAAGGGATGCGAGGGGGCGAGCACGCCGGGTCGAACGCGCTGTCGCTGATGATCGGCGCGGGGCTGGCGATCTACGGCGCGCACATCCTCAACGGCCTGCGGAAAGACCTGCACAACGCCCGCAAGTACGGCCAGTATCAGCTCGGCCAGCAGCTTGGCGTCGGCGGCATGGGCGAGGTTTACATGGCCGAGCACCAGCTCCTCAAACGGCCCTGCGCCCTGAAGTTGATCAAGCCCGGCGCGGTGTCCGACCCAATCGCCCTGGCCCGGTTCGAACGCGAGGTCAAGTCGGCGGCGCGGCTCTCGCACCCCAACACGATCGCGATCTACGACTACGGCCACACCGACGACGGCACGTTCTACTACGTCATGGAATACCTGCCCGGGCTGAGCCTTCAAGACCTGGTGACACAGTACGGCCCGATGCCTCCGGGACGGCTGATCTTCCTGCTCCGCCAGGTCTGCGCCGGGCTGGCCGAGGCGCACTCGCTGGGGATCATCCACCGCGACCTGAAGCCGGCCAACCTCTTCGTCGCGCTGCGCGGCGGCGAGGCCGACGTCGCCAAGGTCCTGGATTTCGGCCTGGTGAAACTGACGGGCGACCCCGACGCGCCGGAGCTGACGACCGACCAGACCGTCAGCGGCACGCCGACGTTCATGTCCCCCGAGCAGGCGACCGGCGACAGCGCCCTCGACCCGCGAACCGACGTCTACTCTCTCGGCGCGATCGCCTACTTCGCGCTCACGGGCCAGCCGCCGTTCAAGGGGAGCACCCCGATGGCCGTGATGATCGCCCACGCCCGCGATCCCGTCGTCCCCCCCTCCCAGATCAACGAGTCCGTCCCCGCCGACCTCGAACAGGTCGTCCTCCGCTGCCTCGCGAAGAAGCCCGAGGACCGCTACTCGAACGTCAAGGCGCTCTCGAAGGACCTGGCCGCCTGCCAGGCGAGCCACGAGTGGAACGAAGAACGGGCCGAGGAATGGTGGCGGAAGCTGGTCCAGCCCATCCCCGGCCCGGCCGAGGCGGCGGCCGAAGCCGCCGCGGTTTCCTGA
- a CDS encoding DUF1501 domain-containing protein: MITVGRGVASGCGGVNRRDFLLAGGMGLGALGLPLSETSLFGSPTPRNEKALILLMLVGGPSQLETWDPKPDAPEEVRGPFRSIATRVPGVRINENLPRLAARMDKLALIRSLHHDEAPIHETGLQLLQTGRLSRSEEVHPHIGSVVSRLKGPIGSTPPFMMVPGAIQNTGVVVPRGQTAGWLGATHAPFQNATLNVEGEPERLLRAYGPSSFGRSCLLARRLVESGVRVVTVNMFDTVFDKITWDCHGSGPFSTLDDYQRQLLPTFDQAFSALLDDLGSRGMLESTLVAAVGEFGRTPRINGAGGRDHWPGVWSVALAGGGVRGGQVIGASDPHAAAPIDRPVVPQELLASMYHALDVDPSQLLNESASEIPTPAADFSPVYELFS, from the coding sequence ATGATTACCGTCGGTCGAGGTGTTGCGAGCGGCTGCGGCGGGGTCAACCGCCGCGATTTCCTGCTCGCGGGCGGGATGGGGTTGGGCGCGTTGGGCCTTCCGCTGTCGGAAACGAGCCTCTTCGGTTCGCCGACTCCTCGGAACGAGAAGGCGCTGATCCTGCTCATGCTGGTGGGGGGGCCGAGCCAGCTCGAAACCTGGGACCCCAAGCCCGACGCGCCCGAGGAGGTTCGCGGGCCGTTCCGGTCGATCGCGACTCGCGTTCCGGGCGTGCGGATCAATGAGAACCTGCCCCGGCTGGCCGCGCGGATGGACAAGCTGGCGCTGATTCGCTCGCTCCATCACGACGAGGCGCCGATCCACGAGACGGGACTGCAACTGCTCCAGACCGGCCGCCTGAGCCGATCGGAGGAGGTGCACCCGCATATCGGCTCGGTGGTGTCGCGGTTGAAGGGGCCCATCGGCTCGACGCCCCCGTTCATGATGGTCCCGGGCGCGATCCAGAACACCGGCGTCGTCGTGCCCCGAGGCCAGACGGCCGGATGGCTCGGCGCGACCCACGCGCCGTTCCAAAACGCGACGTTGAACGTGGAGGGGGAGCCCGAGCGGCTACTCCGGGCCTACGGGCCGAGTAGCTTCGGGCGGAGCTGCCTGCTGGCCCGGCGGCTGGTCGAGTCGGGCGTTCGCGTGGTGACGGTCAACATGTTCGACACGGTGTTCGACAAGATCACCTGGGACTGCCACGGCTCCGGTCCGTTCAGCACGCTCGACGACTACCAGCGCCAGCTTCTGCCGACGTTCGATCAGGCGTTTTCCGCGCTGCTTGACGACCTGGGCTCGCGCGGGATGCTGGAGTCGACGCTCGTGGCGGCCGTCGGCGAGTTCGGCCGAACGCCTCGGATCAACGGGGCCGGCGGTCGCGACCACTGGCCCGGCGTCTGGAGCGTCGCGCTGGCCGGCGGCGGCGTGCGGGGCGGCCAGGTGATCGGCGCCAGCGATCCTCACGCGGCGGCTCCGATCGACCGCCCCGTCGTCCCTCAAGAGCTGTTGGCCTCGATGTACCACGCGCTCGACGTCGACCCGTCGCAGCTCTTGAACGAGTCGGCGTCCGAGATTCCGACGCCGGCGGCCGACTTCAGTCCGGTTTACGAACTATTCTCCTAG
- a CDS encoding TolC family protein, producing the protein MAIALFGAATPRVAWSQSAVIETVEPAMRGGAASPGSSESRLGTPPGTDPMLLGSQPGGDAPLMGRVGTAGSRAPASISRPMEGRTPPPRGIAAPEALPVPRAPLYGSLALPTEGESEGPPDGMTIDQAIDRLIQENLDLRSKSLEIPQARADVLTASLRANPILYADSQLIPYGRWSEQRPGGPVQYDVNISHPVDFSHKRQARTEYASRALRVTEAQYQDAVRIEINNLYTAYLDILSARQTSRYAKASAEGLAKLIRATQMLYEKDRASRADVNQIKAQQQIAAVGMVDADENLKRAKRALGLMLNIDPEQAEAMEFQGTIEDRSPPPPPVDSLVEMACANRPDVVSYRLGLQAAEAGLRLAMANRYQDAYVLYQPYTFQDNSPFGKKSGTAWALGVTVPLPVYNRNQGNIERARINIQQSKIELANIERRVRNEVVQAAREYVVTAQIVEKIRTSILPASEQAKDDRFTLFQTGDEQQTVVSYLEAQRIYNDNVKAYLDTAVRHRRSMLNLNTVVGQRLLP; encoded by the coding sequence GTGGCGATCGCGCTGTTCGGCGCGGCGACGCCCAGGGTCGCCTGGTCGCAGTCGGCGGTGATCGAGACGGTCGAGCCGGCGATGAGGGGGGGGGCGGCGAGCCCGGGATCATCGGAGTCGCGGCTGGGCACGCCGCCGGGGACCGATCCGATGCTGCTGGGATCGCAACCGGGGGGCGACGCGCCGCTCATGGGACGCGTGGGGACGGCGGGCTCGCGCGCCCCGGCGTCGATCTCCCGGCCCATGGAAGGACGGACGCCGCCGCCTCGGGGCATCGCCGCGCCCGAGGCGCTTCCGGTGCCAAGGGCCCCGCTGTACGGCTCGCTGGCGCTCCCCACCGAGGGGGAGTCGGAGGGGCCCCCCGACGGCATGACCATCGACCAGGCGATCGACCGCCTGATCCAGGAGAACCTTGATCTCCGTTCCAAGTCGTTGGAGATCCCCCAGGCCCGCGCCGACGTCTTGACCGCCAGCCTGCGGGCCAACCCGATCCTCTACGCCGATTCGCAGCTCATCCCCTACGGCCGCTGGTCGGAGCAGCGCCCCGGCGGCCCGGTCCAGTACGACGTCAACATCTCCCACCCCGTCGATTTCTCGCACAAGCGGCAAGCTCGCACCGAGTACGCCTCGCGCGCCTTGCGGGTGACCGAGGCCCAGTACCAGGACGCCGTCCGGATCGAGATCAACAACCTCTACACCGCCTACCTCGACATCCTTTCCGCCAGGCAGACCAGCCGGTACGCGAAAGCCAGCGCCGAGGGGCTCGCCAAGCTGATCCGGGCGACCCAGATGCTGTATGAGAAGGACAGGGCGTCACGTGCGGACGTGAACCAGATCAAAGCCCAGCAGCAGATCGCCGCGGTCGGCATGGTCGATGCGGATGAGAACCTGAAGCGGGCCAAGCGGGCGCTCGGCCTGATGCTGAACATCGACCCCGAACAGGCCGAAGCCATGGAATTTCAGGGGACCATCGAAGACCGAAGCCCACCGCCCCCTCCCGTCGACTCTCTGGTGGAGATGGCCTGCGCGAACCGGCCCGACGTCGTCTCGTATCGGCTGGGGCTCCAGGCCGCCGAGGCCGGCCTGCGGCTCGCCATGGCCAACCGCTACCAGGACGCCTACGTCCTCTACCAGCCCTACACCTTCCAGGACAACTCGCCGTTCGGCAAGAAGAGCGGGACGGCGTGGGCCCTGGGCGTGACGGTCCCCCTGCCGGTCTACAACCGCAACCAAGGGAACATCGAGCGGGCCCGGATCAACATTCAACAGTCGAAGATCGAACTGGCGAACATCGAGCGCCGGGTTCGCAACGAGGTCGTCCAGGCGGCCCGGGAATACGTGGTCACCGCCCAGATCGTCGAGAAGATCCGTACGAGCATCCTCCCAGCCTCGGAGCAGGCGAAGGACGACCGCTTCACGCTCTTCCAGACGGGCGACGAGCAGCAGACCGTCGTGTCGTACCTGGAAGCCCAGCGCATCTACAACGACAACGTCAAGGCGTATCTCGATACGGCCGTGCGGCACCGTCGCAGCATGCTCAATCTGAACACGGTGGTCGGCCAGCGGCTGCTGCCGTGA
- a CDS encoding ArsR/SmtB family transcription factor encodes MAVAKASPKSTAAPKAATTTVVVAPKAAATRTTKSAKAADQRFQQAKRASILLKHVSDPTRLQVILILAEGERHVGALCAQLSQSQPAVSHHLALLRHGNIIAPRRQGKNNFYSLTDTGAELARVVKNLIA; translated from the coding sequence ATGGCAGTAGCGAAAGCGAGTCCTAAGTCCACCGCCGCCCCCAAGGCCGCCACCACCACCGTCGTCGTGGCCCCCAAGGCGGCCGCGACCCGGACCACCAAGTCGGCCAAGGCCGCCGACCAGCGGTTCCAGCAGGCCAAGCGCGCGTCGATCCTGCTCAAGCACGTGAGCGACCCCACCCGCCTCCAGGTGATCTTGATCCTGGCCGAAGGCGAACGCCACGTCGGCGCCCTGTGCGCCCAGCTCAGCCAGAGCCAGCCGGCGGTGAGCCATCACCTGGCCCTGCTCCGCCACGGCAACATCATCGCCCCCCGCCGCCAGGGCAAGAACAACTTCTACAGCCTGACCGACACCGGCGCCGAGCTGGCTCGCGTCGTCAAGAACCTGATCGCCTGA
- a CDS encoding SCO family protein, producing the protein MPSARAGSKIIAWAGLGVVCGLAFACACGPADEPAGVGSSPKAAFASGKGTAAPKVETKNYALKGEVRKIEKENHQLVIRHEAIPGFMGAMTMPFQLPKETDFDDFQVGDIVEGTLRVELENGETSDYQLQDLAVSKPALAAPPLPLVVDSSGKAVSVLPRSKRLEPGEAVPDFTMTGEDGKTSKLSDLRGHVVVLTFIYTRCPLPDFCPAMDRRFAELAQSLSTSPSRSEKVRLVSLSFDPENDTPEVLRKHARIRGATPPLWTFAVASHDELAKIAVPLGLVYGPGKNEIIHNLCTAVIGPDGKLVRLEVGTKNNRWTTADLLKTLFPTPSPG; encoded by the coding sequence ATGCCGTCCGCACGCGCGGGGTCGAAGATCATCGCCTGGGCCGGCCTCGGCGTCGTCTGCGGCCTGGCCTTCGCCTGCGCCTGCGGGCCGGCCGACGAGCCGGCGGGGGTCGGTTCGTCGCCGAAGGCCGCGTTCGCGAGCGGAAAAGGCACCGCGGCCCCCAAGGTCGAGACCAAGAATTACGCTCTCAAAGGCGAGGTGCGCAAGATCGAGAAGGAGAACCACCAGTTGGTGATCCGCCACGAGGCCATTCCGGGCTTCATGGGAGCCATGACGATGCCGTTCCAACTCCCCAAGGAGACCGACTTCGACGACTTCCAGGTGGGCGACATCGTGGAAGGAACGTTGCGGGTCGAGCTCGAGAACGGCGAGACAAGCGACTATCAACTTCAGGACTTGGCGGTTTCCAAGCCGGCCCTCGCCGCTCCTCCTCTTCCGCTAGTCGTCGACTCCTCGGGAAAGGCCGTCTCGGTGCTGCCGAGGTCGAAGCGGCTTGAACCGGGGGAGGCGGTCCCCGACTTCACGATGACTGGCGAGGACGGCAAGACGTCCAAGCTGTCCGACCTCCGCGGCCATGTCGTCGTGCTGACATTCATTTACACGCGATGCCCGCTGCCGGACTTCTGCCCGGCCATGGACCGTCGGTTCGCCGAGCTGGCCCAGTCGCTCTCCACGTCGCCGAGCCGGTCGGAGAAGGTCCGCCTGGTCTCGCTGTCGTTCGACCCCGAAAACGACACCCCGGAAGTCTTGCGCAAGCATGCGCGGATCAGGGGGGCGACGCCGCCGTTGTGGACCTTCGCGGTGGCCTCGCATGACGAGCTGGCCAAGATCGCGGTCCCGCTCGGACTGGTGTACGGGCCCGGCAAGAATGAAATCATACACAACCTTTGTACAGCGGTGATCGGCCCCGACGGCAAGCTCGTCCGCCTCGAAGTCGGCACGAAGAACAACCGCTGGACGACCGCCGACCTCCTCAAAACCCTCTTCCCCACGCCCTCTCCCGGCTGA
- a CDS encoding creatininase family protein has product MTPWKLADITYGELKSKPEYQAAVLPLGATEPHNLHLPYGTDTFQVETIASRACEIATAKGARVLQLPAIPYGTETNQMEFPMAMNLNPSTLAKVIADLVESLAKHKIHKLLLLNGHGGNDLKWVLRELHRSTPVRLFLCNWYKVAADGYDSIFEKKDDHAGEMETSMGLAHFPDLVNLPAADDGAVRASRFDAVNRGWVELTRPWHLLTTNSGAGNPHAATAEKGEAVTARVAERIGLFLAELAEAPLDADFPF; this is encoded by the coding sequence ATGACACCCTGGAAACTGGCGGATATCACCTACGGCGAGCTGAAATCGAAACCCGAATACCAGGCGGCCGTCCTCCCGCTGGGCGCGACCGAGCCCCACAACCTCCACCTGCCTTACGGCACCGACACCTTCCAGGTGGAGACCATCGCCTCGCGCGCCTGCGAGATCGCCACGGCCAAGGGTGCCCGGGTGCTCCAGCTCCCCGCGATCCCCTACGGCACCGAGACCAACCAGATGGAATTCCCGATGGCGATGAACCTCAACCCATCGACCCTCGCGAAAGTGATCGCCGACCTCGTCGAATCGCTGGCCAAGCATAAAATCCACAAGCTGCTCTTGCTCAACGGCCACGGCGGCAACGACCTGAAATGGGTCCTCCGCGAGCTGCATCGATCCACGCCTGTCCGCCTGTTCCTATGCAACTGGTACAAGGTCGCGGCCGACGGTTACGATTCGATCTTCGAGAAGAAGGACGACCACGCCGGCGAGATGGAGACCAGCATGGGGCTCGCCCACTTCCCAGACCTCGTGAACCTGCCGGCGGCCGACGACGGCGCGGTGCGGGCGAGCCGGTTCGACGCCGTCAACCGCGGCTGGGTGGAACTCACCCGCCCCTGGCACTTGCTGACCACCAACTCGGGAGCCGGAAACCCCCACGCCGCCACGGCCGAGAAAGGCGAGGCCGTCACCGCCCGCGTCGCCGAACGGATCGGCCTCTTCCTCGCCGAACTGGCGGAGGCCCCGCTCGACGCCGACTTCCCTTTTTAA
- a CDS encoding Glu/Leu/Phe/Val family dehydrogenase encodes MQAFEATSHYFDQAAKLLGLSENIRTLLVTPDREVRVEVVIELDSGQIGNFIGYRVQHDNARGPFKGGLRYHPHVDQDEARSLASLMTWKTALVDLPFGGAKGGINCDPTKLSRAETERLTRRFTEKIHDMIGPVKDIPAPDMGTDAQVMAWIMNEYGKFAGFTPACVTGKPVELHGSPGREAATGYGVAIITREILGRLGRTIGGSTFAIQGYGNVGSYTTRFLAEQGAKIVAVSDAYGAVFNREGLDVAELDRHVAIARKIVGFKGGEATTNEQLLTMPVDVLIPAALGGVFDKTLAEAVQAKLIVEAANSPTWPEADEVFNARGIPVVPDILANAGGVIVSYFEWVQNLQNFRWPLEQVQREEERRLVDAFHEMYDIAHRKNITMRTAAFYRAISRVGRAHALAGI; translated from the coding sequence ATGCAAGCGTTCGAGGCCACCAGTCATTATTTCGACCAGGCCGCCAAGCTGCTTGGCCTGTCAGAGAACATTCGGACGCTGCTGGTCACTCCCGACAGGGAAGTCCGCGTCGAGGTCGTGATCGAGCTCGATTCCGGCCAGATCGGCAACTTCATCGGCTATCGGGTGCAGCACGACAACGCCCGGGGGCCGTTCAAGGGGGGCTTGCGATATCATCCGCATGTCGACCAGGACGAGGCCCGGTCGCTGGCCAGCCTGATGACCTGGAAGACCGCGCTGGTGGATCTGCCGTTCGGCGGGGCCAAGGGGGGGATCAACTGCGATCCGACCAAGCTCTCGCGGGCTGAGACCGAGCGGCTGACGCGGCGGTTCACCGAGAAGATCCATGACATGATCGGCCCGGTGAAGGACATCCCCGCGCCCGACATGGGGACAGACGCCCAGGTGATGGCCTGGATCATGAACGAGTACGGCAAGTTCGCCGGCTTCACTCCCGCTTGCGTGACCGGCAAGCCCGTCGAGCTGCACGGCTCACCCGGTCGCGAGGCGGCCACGGGCTACGGCGTCGCGATCATCACCCGCGAAATCCTGGGGCGGCTCGGCCGGACGATCGGCGGCTCGACGTTCGCCATCCAGGGCTACGGCAACGTCGGCAGCTACACGACGCGGTTCCTGGCGGAGCAGGGGGCCAAGATCGTCGCCGTCTCCGACGCCTACGGCGCGGTGTTCAATCGCGAGGGGCTGGACGTCGCTGAGCTCGACCGCCACGTGGCCATCGCCCGCAAGATCGTGGGCTTCAAGGGGGGCGAGGCGACCACCAACGAGCAACTGCTGACGATGCCCGTCGACGTCCTGATTCCCGCCGCCCTGGGAGGGGTGTTCGACAAGACCCTGGCCGAGGCGGTCCAGGCCAAACTGATCGTCGAGGCGGCCAACAGCCCGACCTGGCCCGAGGCCGACGAGGTCTTCAACGCACGCGGCATTCCCGTCGTCCCCGACATTCTGGCCAACGCCGGGGGGGTGATCGTCAGCTACTTCGAGTGGGTCCAGAACCTCCAGAACTTTCGCTGGCCTCTCGAACAGGTGCAGCGCGAGGAGGAACGCCGGCTGGTCGACGCGTTCCACGAGATGTACGACATCGCCCACCGCAAGAACATCACAATGCGCACCGCCGCCTTCTACCGGGCCATCTCCCGCGTCGGCCGGGCGCACGCCCTGGCCGGAATCTGA
- the purB gene encoding adenylosuccinate lyase, with translation MKDYQTYDNPLIQRYASRKMAHLWSPQVKFSTWRRLWVALAQAERELGLNITAEQVEALRAQIETIDFAAAENYERRFRHDVMAHVHTFADAAPSAGAIIHLGATSCYVTDNTDLILSREALGMVRDQLVGAIDALARFADRWKDLPCLGYTHFQPAQLVTVGKRATLWCYELILDLGEIERRLADLRFLGVKGTTGTQASFLALFDGDHDKVKALDDKVAAAFGFDQTYPVAGQTYSRKIDSQTVSALAAVAESGHRFGMDLRLLAHEQEVEEPFEAEQIGSSAMAYKRNPMRAERMCSLARFVMGLPAGMAHTAGTQWLERTLDDSAIRRLIIPQAFLGVDAILNLYNNVVPGMVVHPPRIAAHIAEQLPFMATENLLMAAVQAGGDRQALHERIRVHSHDAAARLKGGAADNDLIARLEKDAAFPPLDFAGVMDPSKFTGRSARQVEEFLEAEIEPIRRRYPGRTETRTEIHV, from the coding sequence ATGAAAGACTACCAGACGTACGATAATCCCCTGATCCAGCGGTACGCCAGCCGGAAGATGGCCCACCTGTGGTCGCCGCAGGTGAAGTTCTCGACCTGGCGCCGGTTGTGGGTCGCGCTGGCCCAGGCCGAGCGCGAGCTGGGGCTGAACATCACCGCCGAGCAGGTCGAGGCGCTGCGGGCGCAGATCGAGACGATCGACTTCGCCGCCGCCGAGAACTACGAACGGCGGTTCCGCCACGACGTCATGGCCCACGTCCACACCTTCGCCGACGCCGCGCCGAGCGCCGGGGCGATCATCCACCTGGGCGCGACGAGCTGCTACGTCACTGACAACACCGACCTGATCCTGTCGCGCGAGGCGCTCGGCATGGTTCGCGACCAGCTCGTCGGGGCGATCGACGCCCTGGCCCGGTTCGCCGACCGCTGGAAGGATCTCCCCTGCCTGGGCTACACCCATTTCCAGCCCGCCCAGCTTGTGACCGTCGGCAAGCGGGCGACGCTCTGGTGCTACGAGCTGATTCTCGACCTCGGCGAGATCGAGCGCCGGCTGGCCGACTTGCGGTTCCTGGGGGTGAAGGGGACGACCGGCACGCAGGCGAGCTTCCTCGCCTTGTTCGACGGCGACCACGACAAGGTCAAGGCGCTCGACGACAAGGTCGCGGCGGCGTTCGGTTTCGATCAGACCTACCCAGTGGCCGGCCAGACCTATTCGCGGAAGATCGATTCGCAGACCGTCTCCGCTCTGGCGGCCGTCGCCGAGTCGGGCCACCGGTTCGGCATGGACCTCCGGCTGCTGGCTCATGAGCAAGAAGTAGAGGAGCCGTTCGAGGCCGAGCAGATCGGCTCGTCGGCGATGGCCTACAAGCGCAACCCGATGCGGGCCGAGCGGATGTGCTCGCTCGCCCGGTTCGTGATGGGTCTGCCGGCGGGGATGGCTCACACAGCGGGCACCCAGTGGCTGGAGCGCACGCTCGACGACAGCGCCATCCGGCGGCTGATCATCCCCCAGGCGTTCCTTGGGGTCGACGCCATCCTCAACCTGTACAACAACGTCGTGCCGGGCATGGTGGTTCACCCACCAAGGATCGCCGCCCACATCGCCGAGCAACTGCCGTTCATGGCGACGGAGAACCTGCTGATGGCGGCCGTGCAGGCCGGCGGCGACCGCCAGGCGCTCCACGAGCGCATCCGCGTCCACTCGCACGACGCCGCGGCTCGCCTCAAGGGGGGCGCGGCCGACAACGATCTCATCGCGCGCCTGGAGAAGGACGCCGCCTTCCCACCCTTGGATTTCGCCGGGGTCATGGACCCGTCGAAGTTCACCGGCCGATCGGCGCGGCAGGTCGAGGAGTTCCTCGAAGCCGAGATCGAGCCAATCCGCCGCCGCTACCCCGGTCGGACCGAGACTCGGACCGAGATCCACGTCTGA